Proteins encoded by one window of Nocardia goodfellowii:
- a CDS encoding phosphoribosyltransferase, with amino-acid sequence MSALPWATRELGLELRHQQGHSTESSIPALIQPGLRRGNPRRAHLLVSTVLGKHLPTDPRVVLDAGDRLGDLVRAAVGEQDVVVLGFAETATGLGHIVAARIGAGCYLHSTRREVAEAETLTGFEEGHSHATSHLLQPMPAAIFLNDQPLVLVDDEISTGATAIDAVRALHAFAPRSHYLLASLVDMRTEDDRVAFEKAAAELGARIDTVCLAAGRTTLPEGLIDAVTALPDSRLNPVASQRGSFSRIELPWPSSVPEGGRHGILNSDSAAFDAAVGAATSALRARLDAEAPGRPAIVLGHEELMYLPLRLASALAESGVPTKFQTTTRSPAYVLDEPGYPLRRGFRFTAPEFDTEAPRYLYNAQWNADPDAEPRPITGSSETDSAAVLVVVIDKPADTAELVGAGGLVDVLTASGADVLVAVLPGVDPRELHNQRKGSGPAPASPARTAAAARAAEQHGTAELTRPADNGADLVPSDARTGSAASPDDEGPAVTRAHTASRPALVLPPPLHGPEFGSYAAEEVSWLLKDLSEVDLEADVAERERRIQAGAAHYAESLPIEFQPDAAYRELFDQVLAESAERLALAVGTVAELVVAERGDDIVLVSLARAGTPIGILMKRWLRSGRGAELPSLDVPHYAVSIVRDRGIDAVALDYLAHHHDPSTIVFVDGWTGKGAITHELNEALAAYHAAGGARFNGELAVLADPGHCVRTYGTRDDFLIASACLNSTVSGLVSRTVLNDTLIGPGDFHGAKFYRELADADVSGRLLDTVSAAFGVVRDQVPAAVAEIQGSDRTPTWSGWASVEKVQAEYGITSVNFVKPGVGETTRVLLRRVPWRVLVREADAPEHAHLRMLAGARGVPVEVVPDLAYSCMGLIKEVRK; translated from the coding sequence ATGAGCGCGCTACCTTGGGCCACCAGGGAACTCGGCCTCGAACTGCGGCATCAGCAAGGGCACAGCACCGAATCGTCCATCCCGGCGCTCATCCAGCCCGGCCTGCGGCGGGGGAACCCACGGCGAGCGCATCTGCTGGTGTCGACGGTGCTCGGTAAACACCTGCCGACCGATCCGCGCGTGGTGCTCGATGCCGGTGACCGGCTGGGTGACCTGGTGCGCGCCGCGGTGGGGGAGCAGGACGTGGTCGTCCTCGGATTCGCCGAAACCGCAACGGGTCTCGGTCATATCGTGGCCGCGCGCATCGGCGCGGGCTGCTACCTGCACTCGACTCGCCGGGAGGTGGCCGAGGCGGAGACGCTGACCGGATTCGAGGAGGGCCATTCGCACGCCACCTCGCATCTGCTGCAACCGATGCCCGCCGCGATCTTCCTGAACGATCAGCCGCTGGTGCTGGTCGATGACGAGATCTCTACCGGCGCAACCGCTATCGACGCGGTGCGGGCGCTGCACGCGTTCGCTCCCCGCTCGCACTATTTGCTGGCCTCGCTGGTGGACATGCGCACCGAGGACGATCGCGTGGCCTTCGAGAAGGCGGCTGCCGAGCTGGGCGCGCGGATCGACACCGTCTGCCTGGCCGCCGGTCGCACTACGCTGCCCGAGGGGTTGATCGACGCGGTCACCGCGCTACCCGATTCACGGCTGAATCCCGTTGCCTCGCAGCGGGGATCGTTCAGCCGGATCGAATTGCCCTGGCCGTCCTCGGTTCCGGAGGGCGGGCGGCACGGCATCCTCAACTCCGACAGTGCGGCCTTCGACGCGGCGGTCGGCGCCGCCACCTCGGCATTGCGTGCGCGACTGGACGCCGAAGCCCCGGGCCGCCCCGCGATCGTGCTGGGCCACGAAGAACTGATGTATCTGCCGCTGCGATTGGCGTCGGCCCTCGCCGAATCCGGTGTGCCGACCAAATTCCAGACCACCACCCGCTCGCCCGCCTACGTGCTGGACGAGCCCGGCTACCCGCTGCGCCGCGGCTTCCGGTTCACCGCACCGGAATTCGACACCGAAGCACCGCGCTATCTGTACAACGCGCAGTGGAATGCGGATCCCGACGCGGAACCGCGGCCGATCACCGGGAGTTCGGAAACCGACTCGGCCGCCGTCTTGGTCGTGGTGATCGACAAGCCCGCCGACACCGCCGAGCTCGTCGGCGCGGGCGGGCTGGTGGACGTACTCACCGCGTCCGGAGCCGATGTCCTCGTCGCCGTGCTGCCGGGAGTTGACCCGCGTGAGCTGCACAACCAGCGCAAAGGTTCGGGGCCCGCACCCGCATCCCCGGCTCGGACCGCCGCAGCGGCTCGTGCTGCCGAGCAACACGGAACCGCGGAACTCACCCGTCCGGCCGACAACGGTGCCGATCTGGTTCCGAGCGACGCACGAACCGGCAGCGCCGCGAGCCCAGACGATGAAGGACCGGCTGTGACTAGAGCGCACACCGCGTCGAGACCGGCGCTGGTTCTCCCGCCACCGCTGCACGGGCCGGAATTCGGATCGTATGCGGCCGAAGAGGTTTCGTGGCTGCTGAAGGATCTTTCCGAGGTGGATCTCGAGGCGGATGTGGCCGAGCGGGAACGGCGGATCCAGGCGGGTGCGGCGCATTACGCGGAGTCGCTGCCGATCGAATTCCAGCCCGACGCCGCTTACCGCGAGCTGTTCGACCAGGTGCTGGCCGAGAGCGCCGAGCGGCTGGCGCTGGCGGTGGGAACGGTCGCCGAACTCGTTGTGGCCGAACGTGGTGACGACATCGTGCTGGTGTCGCTGGCCCGAGCGGGTACCCCGATCGGCATCCTGATGAAGCGCTGGTTGAGATCCGGGCGGGGCGCGGAGCTACCGAGCCTGGATGTGCCGCACTACGCGGTCTCGATCGTGCGTGATCGGGGGATCGACGCGGTGGCCTTGGATTACCTTGCCCACCACCACGATCCGTCGACGATCGTGTTCGTCGACGGCTGGACCGGCAAGGGTGCGATCACGCACGAGTTGAACGAGGCATTGGCCGCCTACCACGCCGCGGGCGGCGCGCGGTTCAACGGTGAACTGGCGGTGCTGGCCGACCCCGGTCACTGTGTGCGCACCTATGGCACTCGCGACGACTTCCTCATCGCGTCGGCCTGCCTGAATTCCACGGTGTCCGGCCTGGTTTCGCGCACCGTACTGAACGACACCTTGATCGGGCCCGGTGATTTCCACGGTGCGAAGTTCTACCGCGAGCTGGCCGATGCCGATGTGTCGGGGCGGCTGCTCGACACCGTCAGCGCGGCGTTCGGCGTCGTCCGGGACCAGGTACCCGCCGCGGTGGCCGAGATCCAGGGCAGCGACCGCACGCCCACCTGGTCCGGGTGGGCCTCGGTGGAGAAGGTGCAGGCCGAGTACGGCATTACCAGTGTGAATTTCGTGAAACCCGGTGTCGGCGAGACGACTCGGGTGCTGTTGCGCCGGGTCCCGTGGCGGGTGCTGGTCCGCGAAGCGGACGCGCCCGAGCACGCGCACCTGCGCATGCTCGCTGGAGCGCGCGGCGTGCCGGTGGAAGTCGTTCCAGACCTTGCCTATTCGTGCATGGGATTGATCAAGGAAGTGCGCAAGTAA
- a CDS encoding HAD family hydrolase: protein MIYSRNAMSPGAEVPTVCVEHLEGAPLSFMTTAAALRMQALTESAAVIPTTTRTIKQFQRIQLPGAPWRYAITSNGGNILVDGVPDTRWRTGIDAKVRAGGATLSEINAELRARVDDSWVSKFRVADDLFTYLVVQPREVPDGFLAEWDAWCQARGWSASQQGRKIYTMPRAVCKSIAVAEVRRRLTESGELTEDATTLAAGDGALDAEMLRAADAAIRPRHGELEQLDWTSPNLTITRASGILAGEEIIDWLIQESPALAA from the coding sequence ATGATCTACTCGCGCAACGCCATGTCGCCCGGCGCGGAGGTGCCGACCGTGTGCGTGGAACACCTGGAGGGTGCGCCGCTGTCGTTCATGACCACGGCCGCGGCGCTGCGAATGCAGGCGCTCACCGAATCCGCCGCGGTCATCCCGACCACCACGCGCACCATCAAGCAGTTCCAGCGCATCCAATTGCCCGGCGCGCCTTGGCGCTACGCCATCACCAGCAACGGCGGCAACATCCTCGTCGATGGTGTACCCGATACGCGCTGGCGCACCGGTATCGACGCCAAGGTACGTGCGGGCGGCGCCACCCTGTCGGAGATCAACGCCGAATTGCGGGCCCGCGTCGACGACTCCTGGGTGAGCAAGTTCCGCGTCGCGGACGACCTGTTCACCTACCTGGTGGTGCAACCTCGCGAGGTGCCGGACGGTTTCCTCGCCGAATGGGACGCGTGGTGTCAGGCCCGGGGCTGGTCGGCTTCGCAGCAGGGTCGCAAGATCTACACGATGCCGCGAGCGGTCTGTAAGAGCATCGCGGTAGCGGAGGTCCGACGCCGATTGACCGAGTCCGGTGAACTCACCGAGGACGCGACCACGCTCGCCGCGGGCGACGGCGCGCTGGACGCTGAAATGCTGCGCGCCGCCGACGCGGCGATCCGTCCCCGCCATGGCGAACTGGAGCAGCTCGACTGGACCAGTCCGAACCTGACGATCACCCGGGCTTCCGGCATTCTGGCCGGCGAGGAGATCATCGACTGGCTGATCCAGGAGTCCCCGGCCCTGGCCGCCTGA
- a CDS encoding alpha/beta hydrolase, translated as MSHHRGKRIALAALLGAAALGVGVAPAAADPVITNPGVVKPALKSADGSYVDKVATKDSRNVRMQIFSTAMNKNVSVDVLRPADTSVPRPTLYLFNGAGGGMDDASWRRNTDALEFLAEKNINVVQVVGGAWSFYTDWIAPDPVLGVNKWQTFVTEEMPALIDAALGTNGVNAIAALSMTGTSVLNFAIQKPGLFRSVATYSGIAQVSDPIGQQMVKLTVETWGGGDTQNMWGAPDNPLWAANDPLVNAEKLRGTHLFFSTGNGIPGEYDKPGGEFRMEAPEDTPQTVALGGIIEAGVNWSNQNMNNRLNQLGIPATFVYRDSGTHSWGYWQNDLKASWPTLEKGLFG; from the coding sequence ATGTCGCACCACCGGGGTAAGCGGATCGCGCTGGCGGCGCTACTAGGGGCCGCCGCGCTCGGCGTAGGAGTGGCGCCGGCCGCGGCGGATCCGGTGATCACCAATCCCGGCGTGGTCAAACCCGCGCTCAAATCGGCGGACGGGTCCTATGTCGACAAGGTCGCGACCAAGGACAGCCGCAATGTGCGGATGCAGATCTTTTCCACAGCCATGAACAAGAACGTGTCGGTAGACGTGCTGCGGCCGGCCGACACCTCGGTCCCGCGCCCGACGCTGTACCTGTTCAACGGTGCCGGCGGCGGCATGGACGACGCGTCCTGGCGGCGCAATACCGACGCGCTGGAGTTCCTGGCCGAGAAGAACATCAATGTGGTGCAGGTCGTCGGCGGGGCGTGGAGCTTCTACACCGACTGGATCGCGCCCGACCCGGTGCTCGGCGTGAACAAGTGGCAGACCTTCGTCACCGAGGAGATGCCCGCGCTGATCGACGCCGCGCTCGGCACCAACGGCGTCAACGCCATCGCGGCGCTGTCGATGACGGGCACCTCGGTGCTCAACTTCGCGATCCAGAAGCCGGGCCTGTTCCGCAGCGTCGCGACCTACAGCGGCATCGCGCAGGTCAGCGACCCGATCGGGCAGCAGATGGTGAAACTGACCGTGGAGACCTGGGGCGGCGGCGACACCCAGAACATGTGGGGTGCGCCGGACAATCCGCTGTGGGCGGCCAACGACCCGCTGGTCAACGCCGAGAAGCTGCGCGGCACCCATCTCTTCTTCTCCACCGGCAACGGCATCCCGGGTGAGTACGACAAGCCGGGCGGCGAGTTCCGCATGGAGGCGCCGGAGGACACCCCGCAAACCGTCGCGCTGGGCGGCATCATCGAAGCGGGCGTGAACTGGTCCAACCAGAACATGAACAACCGCCTGAACCAGCTGGGTATCCCCGCCACCTTCGTCTATCGCGACAGCGGCACGCACTCCTGGGGTTACTGGCAGAACGATCTGAAGGCCTCCTGGCCGACCCTGGAGAAGGGCTTGTTCGGCTGA
- a CDS encoding AIM24 family protein gives MAQVFNPMNLGESDNIPGNDYAYCIDLNKPWFTRKGAMIAYYGQIQFQMLTHGLQGGLMHMVSQQFSAPLFTGDYVIAEGHGKLIIGDRGYNINSYDLEDGNLTVRAANLLAFEPGLSLNQSIVPGFLTLIGTGKFLASSNGPVMFAEPPLRVDPESLVGWADCPSPSHHYDQRWITSFLAAGAARMGVTSGEERQFDFTGAGTVLIQSSEKVMNDAMLVRTIEGQLQSGIGPSGLQRLQATIMQQLQGQQQY, from the coding sequence ATGGCTCAAGTGTTCAACCCCATGAATCTCGGTGAGAGCGACAACATCCCGGGAAACGACTACGCCTACTGCATCGACCTGAACAAGCCGTGGTTCACCCGCAAGGGCGCGATGATCGCCTACTACGGGCAGATCCAATTCCAGATGCTCACCCACGGCCTGCAGGGCGGGCTGATGCACATGGTGTCGCAGCAGTTCTCGGCGCCGCTGTTCACCGGCGACTACGTGATCGCCGAGGGCCACGGCAAGTTGATCATCGGTGACCGCGGCTACAACATCAATTCCTATGACCTCGAGGACGGCAACCTCACCGTGCGCGCGGCCAACCTGCTCGCCTTCGAGCCGGGGCTGTCGCTGAACCAGTCCATCGTGCCGGGATTCCTGACCTTGATCGGCACCGGAAAGTTCCTCGCGTCCTCCAACGGGCCGGTCATGTTCGCCGAACCGCCACTGCGGGTGGACCCGGAATCGCTGGTCGGCTGGGCGGATTGCCCGTCGCCGAGCCACCACTACGACCAGCGCTGGATCACCAGCTTCCTGGCCGCGGGTGCGGCCCGGATGGGCGTCACCTCCGGGGAGGAGCGCCAGTTCGACTTCACCGGGGCCGGGACGGTGCTGATCCAGTCCAGCGAGAAGGTGATGAACGACGCGATGCTCGTGCGCACCATCGAGGGGCAATTGCAGAGCGGCATCGGCCCCAGCGGGCTGCAGCGTTTGCAGGCGACGATCATGCAGCAACTGCAGGGCCAGCAGCAGTACTGA
- a CDS encoding AIM24 family protein yields the protein MFEKVNGKVVKVNVGMAGGVVARNGAMLFYTGDVSFAPHQIPGAQQMGGGGGLMRMAGRMMAGEHERTMLAQGNGEVHYGFAGLEVHVVQMQPGAVLRVEASRLLANTAALQSSIVSVMSSGGGGGGGGLMGALRGAATGALTGQGMFTTQLSGQGAAVLLAHGGFLELQVGGPNPVVVDPQAFIAAYGNVQTELKSAASWRDAVGKGSGEAMQLHCAGQGVVYVQASEEKL from the coding sequence ATGTTCGAGAAAGTCAACGGCAAGGTCGTCAAGGTCAACGTCGGAATGGCGGGCGGCGTGGTCGCCCGCAACGGCGCGATGCTGTTCTACACCGGCGATGTCTCCTTCGCGCCGCACCAGATTCCGGGGGCCCAGCAGATGGGCGGCGGTGGCGGCCTGATGCGCATGGCCGGCCGGATGATGGCCGGTGAGCACGAGCGCACCATGCTCGCGCAGGGCAATGGCGAGGTGCACTACGGATTCGCCGGGCTGGAAGTGCATGTGGTGCAGATGCAGCCGGGCGCGGTGCTGCGGGTGGAGGCTTCGCGGCTGCTCGCGAATACCGCCGCGTTGCAGAGTTCGATTGTCTCCGTGATGAGTTCGGGTGGCGGCGGTGGTGGCGGCGGCCTGATGGGCGCGCTGCGCGGTGCCGCGACCGGCGCGCTCACCGGGCAGGGCATGTTCACCACGCAACTGTCCGGGCAGGGCGCGGCGGTGCTGCTCGCGCACGGCGGATTCCTGGAACTCCAAGTGGGCGGGCCGAATCCGGTCGTGGTCGACCCGCAGGCGTTCATCGCCGCCTACGGCAATGTGCAGACCGAGTTGAAGTCGGCGGCCAGCTGGCGGGACGCGGTCGGCAAGGGTTCCGGCGAGGCGATGCAATTGCATTGCGCCGGACAAGGTGTCGTGTACGTGCAGGCCTCCGAGGAGAAGTTGTAA
- a CDS encoding AIM24 family protein has translation MAQLLEQSKKVVEAHLNGTSIRAISGSMIAYEGNVQFKSAGFGGGEGVLAGMKRRATGEKLSLMECQGHGRVFFAVNGQDVSVVNLNNETLQVESQQLLAFAGNLRTDVRFAGVSGASSGQGLFTTTVTGQGQVALLSAGGPLIHLEVSPQYPLTVDPDAFVAAQGNVQSSFITDVSWRSVVGQDAGEAFQIRWDGQGVVLIQPAER, from the coding sequence ATGGCGCAACTGTTGGAACAATCGAAAAAGGTCGTCGAGGCTCATCTCAACGGCACCAGCATTCGTGCGATCTCGGGCTCGATGATCGCCTACGAAGGCAACGTGCAGTTCAAATCCGCCGGTTTCGGCGGCGGCGAGGGCGTACTCGCCGGGATGAAGCGCCGCGCGACCGGCGAGAAGCTCTCGCTGATGGAATGTCAGGGCCACGGGCGTGTCTTCTTCGCCGTGAACGGCCAGGACGTCTCGGTGGTGAACCTCAACAACGAGACATTGCAGGTGGAATCGCAGCAGCTGCTCGCGTTCGCCGGGAATCTGCGCACCGATGTGCGCTTCGCGGGGGTGAGCGGCGCGTCGAGCGGGCAGGGCCTGTTCACCACCACGGTCACCGGGCAGGGGCAGGTCGCGCTGCTGTCGGCGGGTGGGCCGCTGATCCATCTGGAGGTGTCGCCACAGTATCCGCTGACCGTCGATCCAGACGCGTTCGTCGCCGCGCAGGGCAATGTGCAGTCCTCGTTCATCACCGACGTGTCCTGGCGCAGTGTCGTCGGTCAGGACGCCGGCGAGGCGTTCCAGATCCGCTGGGACGGCCAGGGTGTGGTTTTGATCCAGCCGGCGGAACGGTAG
- a CDS encoding TerD family protein: MSATLAKGQNGPLATNDVVISVQLAAPADLSALLVTERGKVRSDADFVFFNQPSGPGVNLQPAPAGQPASLAVSLNSVPPDIEQIRAVITLDDASSNFGQFPPPTALVSDSSGNQLFEYQITGLQSESIVIALELYRRQGSWKVRAVGQGYAGGFAALVTDHGVTVEDSASSAAAQASPPPVNPPTYPPQQQYAPPAGQSYPPPTQQAPAPQSTGEVSLSKDRSVSLVKGQRVTLRKEGGAALTFVKMGLGWDPVQTRGMFGNRTVDIDLDASVIMFADANPADYAYYGQLSSKDGSVRHQGDNLTGEGEGDDEMILVDLTRIPAHISTLIFIVTSYKGHTFEQVQNAFCRLIDGINNAELARYTLAGGMAFTGMAMAKVYRAGADWKMQALGEGFQAKHPGEAIPQLGRFLSAN; this comes from the coding sequence TTGTCCGCAACACTCGCCAAGGGCCAGAACGGTCCGCTGGCCACCAACGATGTGGTGATCTCCGTCCAGCTCGCGGCGCCCGCGGACCTGTCCGCGCTGCTGGTAACCGAGCGCGGCAAGGTTCGCTCGGACGCGGACTTCGTGTTCTTCAATCAGCCCAGCGGTCCCGGGGTCAACCTGCAGCCCGCGCCCGCCGGTCAGCCCGCTTCGCTTGCGGTGTCGCTGAATTCGGTTCCGCCGGATATCGAGCAGATCCGCGCCGTGATCACGCTGGACGACGCGTCCAGCAATTTCGGCCAGTTCCCCCCGCCCACGGCGCTCGTCTCGGATTCCAGCGGCAACCAGCTGTTCGAATACCAGATCACCGGATTGCAGAGCGAGTCCATCGTCATCGCGCTGGAGCTGTACCGGCGGCAGGGGTCCTGGAAGGTGCGCGCGGTCGGGCAGGGCTACGCCGGTGGTTTCGCCGCGCTGGTCACCGATCACGGTGTGACCGTCGAGGATTCCGCGTCCTCCGCCGCCGCCCAGGCCAGCCCGCCGCCGGTGAACCCGCCGACCTACCCGCCGCAGCAGCAGTACGCCCCGCCCGCCGGACAGAGCTACCCGCCGCCGACCCAGCAGGCCCCGGCGCCGCAGTCCACCGGCGAGGTCAGTCTCAGCAAGGACCGCTCGGTCAGCCTGGTGAAGGGCCAGCGGGTCACGCTGCGCAAAGAGGGCGGCGCCGCACTGACTTTCGTGAAGATGGGCCTGGGCTGGGATCCGGTGCAGACCCGCGGCATGTTCGGCAATCGCACCGTCGACATCGACCTGGACGCCTCGGTGATCATGTTCGCCGACGCCAACCCGGCGGATTACGCCTACTACGGCCAGCTTTCGTCCAAAGACGGCTCGGTCCGGCACCAGGGCGACAACCTCACCGGTGAGGGTGAGGGCGACGACGAGATGATCCTGGTCGACCTGACCCGCATCCCCGCGCACATCAGCACGCTGATCTTCATCGTGACCTCCTACAAGGGCCACACCTTCGAGCAGGTGCAGAATGCGTTCTGCCGCTTGATCGACGGCATCAACAACGCCGAGCTGGCGCGCTACACGCTGGCCGGCGGCATGGCGTTCACCGGGATGGCGATGGCGAAGGTGTACCGGGCCGGGGCGGACTGGAAAATGCAGGCGCTCGGTGAGGGCTTCCAGGCCAAGCATCCGGGTGAGGCGATTCCGCAGCTCGGCCGCTTCCTGTCGGCGAACTAG
- a CDS encoding TerD family protein, translated as MIQLRAGQNTPLTADVISFGAKASAALDVSALVVAENLRVFDTGDFVFYNQTATAGVRLADDEVRVTLSQVRADAKAVLLVVSADPAPLGGLGPVTAALSENGSVTAEFAITPLAGEIALICLEVYRRGMAWKVRAVGQGYSGGLPVLLTAHGVEVDHPGPDAHVRSAQAATPHGADQGAIAGPQQAEHSAGAPLEMTHGVERLWMIFEDAARSAAALIAARDYATDRLDEELSAAVSDPATRNSPAGAAARQAAHQRYEDLIATAEANHRRDSEHLIRELADADNQLPPALASWDSAAWDRPAAKSDGIRLGELYAEERGPLRIPYCVPVPLTRPLWIDTERSAAVVPVVGALLARLRAADPTRRCRLDVIDLSGAFTGLIAPLLPLLNGPVVTDHSEISPRIKALADQAELAEMAYNSDNFTPPAEHRVLIAADFPHGYQPVDAQRIGALMLRGDLIGLSIMIVGTDESESEDETIAVLSQACRHLPTLSDTPMFDPWTGSAWRLELDLLPPDPHRQARLLRVD; from the coding sequence ATGATTCAGCTCAGGGCCGGTCAGAACACGCCGTTGACCGCGGACGTCATCAGTTTCGGTGCGAAAGCCTCGGCGGCACTGGATGTCTCCGCGCTGGTGGTGGCGGAGAACCTGCGGGTGTTCGACACCGGCGACTTCGTCTTCTACAACCAGACCGCCACGGCGGGAGTGCGACTGGCCGATGACGAGGTGCGGGTCACGCTGTCGCAGGTGCGGGCCGACGCCAAGGCGGTGCTGCTCGTGGTCAGCGCCGACCCGGCGCCGCTGGGCGGGCTCGGGCCGGTGACGGCGGCGTTGTCCGAGAACGGAAGCGTGACAGCCGAATTCGCGATCACGCCGCTGGCGGGGGAGATCGCGCTGATCTGTCTCGAGGTGTATCGCCGGGGTATGGCGTGGAAGGTGCGCGCGGTCGGCCAGGGGTACTCCGGTGGTCTCCCGGTGCTGCTGACAGCGCACGGCGTCGAGGTGGATCACCCGGGGCCGGACGCGCACGTGCGATCCGCGCAGGCCGCCACCCCGCACGGCGCCGACCAGGGCGCGATCGCCGGCCCGCAGCAGGCCGAGCACTCGGCGGGCGCACCACTGGAGATGACCCACGGGGTGGAACGCCTCTGGATGATCTTCGAGGACGCCGCCCGCTCGGCCGCCGCCCTCATCGCCGCGCGCGACTACGCCACCGACCGGCTGGACGAGGAGCTGTCCGCGGCCGTCTCGGACCCGGCCACCCGCAACAGCCCGGCCGGTGCGGCCGCCCGGCAAGCGGCGCATCAGCGCTACGAGGACCTGATCGCCACCGCCGAGGCGAACCATCGCCGCGACAGCGAACACCTCATCCGGGAACTAGCCGACGCCGACAATCAGCTGCCGCCCGCGCTGGCCTCCTGGGACTCGGCCGCCTGGGACCGCCCGGCCGCCAAGTCCGACGGCATCCGTCTCGGCGAGCTGTACGCGGAAGAGCGTGGGCCACTGCGGATTCCGTACTGCGTCCCGGTGCCCCTGACCAGGCCGCTGTGGATCGATACCGAGCGCTCCGCGGCGGTCGTCCCGGTGGTCGGCGCGCTCCTGGCCCGGCTGCGCGCCGCCGACCCCACCCGCCGCTGCCGCCTCGACGTGATCGACCTGTCCGGCGCGTTCACCGGACTGATCGCCCCACTGCTCCCGCTGCTGAACGGCCCGGTGGTCACCGACCACAGCGAGATCTCGCCCCGTATCAAAGCCCTCGCCGACCAGGCCGAACTCGCCGAAATGGCATACAACAGCGACAATTTCACCCCACCGGCCGAGCATCGAGTGCTGATCGCCGCGGATTTCCCGCACGGTTACCAGCCTGTCGACGCGCAGCGCATCGGCGCGCTCATGCTGCGCGGCGATCTGATCGGGTTGTCCATCATGATCGTCGGCACCGACGAATCCGAATCCGAGGACGAGACCATCGCGGTCCTGTCCCAGGCCTGCCGTCACCTGCCGACGCTCTCGGACACCCCCATGTTCGATCCGTGGACCGGCAGCGCGTGGCGGCTCGAACTCGACCTGCTCCCGCCCGACCCGCATCGGCAAGCCCGGCTGCTGCGCGTCGACTAG